In the genome of Hyphomonas sp. Mor2, one region contains:
- a CDS encoding lipopolysaccharide biosynthesis protein, whose amino-acid sequence MNQLARKTATGAMINISVTVTKNLGQFLIVIPILARILTPEQFGLVAMAMTLVGFLTMFNDLGISAALVRAEKPSAAFWSSAFWINVGFGAAMTVAAYFAAPWVAAFFGEPLVEDLIQVMCCILILHCMFLVPVAWLQRNYKFQTIAVIDLASIFLSAGVAIYLALNGYGVWALAWQQIVLYGVKAAVGLVLHKAPIRLTFEWATIQAVLPFSLGLTGTAFVRFLNRNTDNVLIGRFLGADALGFYSRAYLMMRMPIKTLSSGLNFALYPAFSAVQADTKKLGQAFVRTTALLSALVFPMMTGLALVVVPFVDVLFGSQWDPVAPVLRILAFVGLLQSVSSTTNELWKARGRSGVMLRWSLIRAAGFITAFSIGVSMGSIEAMAAAFLIANIVLLIPFVFEVLNEIDVKLSTFLAALRPQFVSTLVMAAAMLGFMQAFPGIQAWASWFQLVVLVTAGATVYLVSLAVFFRSFVTGLIQDVRDLRQKDGLPAPSQAE is encoded by the coding sequence ATGAATCAGCTGGCCAGGAAAACCGCGACCGGTGCGATGATCAACATCTCGGTCACCGTGACGAAAAATCTCGGTCAATTCCTGATCGTGATTCCGATTCTGGCCCGGATTCTGACCCCCGAACAGTTTGGTCTCGTGGCCATGGCGATGACCTTGGTTGGCTTTCTGACCATGTTCAACGATCTCGGAATCTCCGCGGCTTTGGTCCGGGCTGAGAAACCTTCGGCCGCCTTCTGGTCAAGCGCGTTCTGGATCAATGTTGGATTTGGCGCTGCCATGACCGTTGCGGCCTACTTTGCCGCCCCCTGGGTCGCGGCCTTTTTTGGCGAACCGCTGGTCGAAGATCTGATCCAGGTCATGTGCTGTATTCTGATCCTGCATTGCATGTTTCTTGTCCCGGTGGCCTGGCTACAGCGAAACTACAAGTTCCAGACCATCGCGGTGATCGACCTGGCGTCCATCTTCTTGTCCGCGGGTGTGGCGATTTATCTTGCGCTCAACGGCTATGGCGTGTGGGCCCTCGCCTGGCAGCAAATCGTTCTTTATGGGGTCAAGGCAGCGGTCGGCCTCGTCCTGCACAAGGCGCCCATCCGGCTGACATTCGAGTGGGCAACGATCCAGGCCGTCCTGCCATTTTCGCTGGGACTGACGGGAACGGCCTTTGTTCGGTTCCTAAACCGCAACACCGATAATGTCCTGATTGGTCGATTCCTGGGCGCCGACGCTTTGGGGTTCTATTCTCGCGCCTATCTGATGATGCGCATGCCCATCAAGACGCTGTCCAGCGGCCTCAATTTCGCACTCTATCCCGCCTTTTCCGCCGTTCAGGCCGATACGAAGAAACTCGGGCAGGCCTTTGTGCGCACAACAGCTCTGCTGAGCGCTCTCGTCTTCCCGATGATGACAGGGCTCGCACTTGTCGTCGTGCCCTTTGTCGATGTTCTGTTTGGATCGCAATGGGATCCGGTGGCACCGGTGCTTAGAATTCTCGCTTTTGTGGGATTGTTGCAGTCGGTTTCCTCTACCACGAACGAGTTGTGGAAGGCGCGCGGGCGCTCCGGCGTAATGCTGCGCTGGTCGCTGATACGCGCAGCCGGTTTCATAACAGCCTTCTCGATCGGTGTTTCGATGGGCAGTATCGAGGCCATGGCTGCCGCCTTTCTGATCGCCAATATTGTTCTGCTGATTCCATTCGTGTTCGAGGTCCTGAACGAGATCGACGTCAAACTGTCGACCTTCCTGGCCGCGCTGAGACCGCAATTCGTTTCAACGCTGGTGATGGCGGCAGCGATGCTGGGCTTCATGCAAGCGTTTCCTGGCATTCAGGCTTGGGCCAGCTGGTTCCAATTAGTGGTTCTCGTGACCGCGGGTGCGACCGTCTATCTCGTCAGTCTGGCCGTGTTCTTCCGTTCATTCGTGACGGGTCTTATTCAGGACGTACGCGATCTGCGTCAAAAGGACGGCCTGCCGGCACCTTCTCAAGCGGAATGA
- a CDS encoding type I polyketide synthase — protein MADTGALPLGSTDIAIIGMAARFPGAPDVETFWTNVRDGVESILPLDDEALRAAGVSEADLNHPDYVKVCPLLTDVDKFDASFFGFNPREASVMDPAHRVFLEIAWAAFENAGYTALPEDGKVGVFATAGAPDYYVQNVRTHPEIMDSMGDFLVRHTGNDMNFLATRVSYEMDLRGPSMNVQTACSSALVALHMAAQSLRQGECDLALIGGATILFPQGQGYMYRDGEILSPDGHCRPFDAKSAGTVFGSGAGALIVKRLDDALDDGDTIHAVVKGSAINNDGALKVGYLAPGVDGQANVIADALKAANVPGESVTYIETHGTGTLVGDPIEVEALNEAYGQHTDKTGYCGIGSVKSNIGHLGETAAAASLIKAIMALKHRQLPPSLGFESPNPAMDLEQSPFYVNQSLQDWTGEGPLRCGITALGAGGTNCHVILEEAPAALPGEDARQDQLLVLSAKTKDALARASANLADHLEANPDVDLADAAYTLALGRRPMPHRRAIVADDLAHAVARLRDPSDKMSATLESSADRPKTVFMFPGGGAQYAGMGRELYEQDEVYRDAVEACLAIITPKLGRDLKPLMYPPADQVDAATRTLEQPSLTLPALFTTTYALTTLYESWGLEPDAFIGHSMGEYVAACKAGVFSLEDAITLVMLRGELFECIDQGGMLSVPMSEGDVRALAPDSLDIAAVNAPDLCVASGPRDQIDAFQAKLTQQEIDSTPIRIDVAAHSRMLDPILERFRTACRKISFQVPTMPFVSNLTGNWISPQEACDPEYWVNHLRSTVRFADGLASLRSLGEPILVEIGPGRTLSMLAKAQETPFRFAFNTVRHPQETASDLEFAMLNFGKIWAAGAEIDWHEFYSAQLRNRIPLPTYPFARDSFWIEPRKTSADPASQALIKRADMTDWFAQLSYHEAPLVRMPNADTPRKWVIFGHSATLVNEIVSSLGQSDVHIVISGSAYQQTNAKAWTIDFDQSDQFGQVLEEIEAADGAPDHIVILTQDARRSTRGHAAKQNRLFLHPTYLAQALAGRSEPVQLSILTSGLTDLGGETLDPYQALALGPALTTPRELVHIQTRCIDLPSRALWKRGDTTPLNRLTDELRNETSESVVVLRAAGRWVRTLSSSPLPASDANESDWLREGGVYLITGGLSGIGMEIAQSMGALKPIRLALMGRKGLPPESEWDAILSSDVESQVSQQINQVRALRDRGAKVLVVSGDVTDPSSLSEALGQIRSEFGPLNGVIHAAGSMDDAPLMMKDAASMTRLLAPKVAGTVNLDRAISEDLDLFVLFSSVASFLGLPGQVDYTAANAFLDAFARERSTRAAGRSVVINWNAWREIGMAEAAQRAQSGEALPYMPSQSPAWDGYSDVSGGRLYVRDLSAAKDWVIADHKVKDGNTLLSGTTMLELARAAMADLHPGAQIKLSNLTFLAPFVVAPDEVRRLSLHVIETRPGHVEMAFRDNSNLDAPPLVVCDASVSQHPIPLPFDLTAISARCQQEHWVSPDGFLAQDFMDFGPRWANMIEVAYGKHEALVELRLPEAFLDDLASNGLHPAVLDMATGGVQRLIPGANLSQDFYVPLSYDTVRIYGDMPAHVFSHVSCLPGSGDGLAYFDVTLMDATGHVFAEVTRYTMTRLTADEAFASETSPAASGIMPRNVALESLLQQGIRPQEGVEAFSRIMSQPGLVQTIASSVDPSVWMRQLAEDAQAAEIVDEGDGNFERPQLASDYQAPESPIEKDLAATWSDLLGVKKVGTGDDFFDLGGNSLIGVRLFASIRKKHGLSLPLATLFEAPTIGELANLMAKRGVGETPETGDTGADEVAPEWSPLVVMNQGMPGVRGIFAVHGAQGNVMGFKPLTDLLPSKRPVYGLEAFGSDGQLEPLTSIPEMARRYIEAMRKVQPHGPYCMMGYSGGGVIAFEMAQQLKQAGETTDTLILLDSFHPQACDDNGSFMERLKQLPKLHPSIAVATVMVKLKKLPVLGKLLANWSSPLHPETDLESAGHRVYEAYIQGQKVYTPADYDGQVVIVRALRTNLRYLRLGPTLGWKPHLEEDPIVLEVDANHATLFDEPMVSNLADQLRAILFK, from the coding sequence ATGGCAGATACCGGCGCCCTTCCACTCGGTTCGACCGATATTGCCATTATCGGCATGGCCGCGCGCTTTCCCGGTGCGCCGGATGTCGAGACGTTCTGGACCAATGTCCGCGATGGCGTCGAATCCATCTTGCCCCTGGATGATGAGGCCTTGCGCGCAGCGGGAGTCAGCGAAGCTGATCTCAACCATCCCGACTATGTCAAAGTCTGCCCGCTCTTGACCGATGTCGACAAGTTCGATGCGAGCTTTTTTGGCTTCAATCCGCGCGAAGCCTCGGTCATGGATCCCGCGCATCGGGTGTTTCTCGAGATCGCCTGGGCCGCATTCGAGAATGCCGGTTACACAGCTCTGCCGGAAGACGGAAAGGTCGGGGTGTTCGCGACCGCAGGTGCACCGGACTATTATGTCCAGAATGTTCGAACGCATCCGGAGATCATGGACTCGATGGGCGATTTCCTCGTCCGTCATACCGGTAATGATATGAACTTCCTGGCCACGCGCGTGTCCTATGAAATGGACTTGCGCGGACCGAGCATGAACGTCCAGACCGCGTGTTCTTCGGCGCTGGTTGCGCTGCATATGGCCGCTCAAAGCCTGCGTCAGGGCGAGTGCGATCTGGCCCTGATAGGCGGCGCGACGATTCTGTTCCCGCAAGGCCAGGGTTATATGTATCGCGATGGCGAAATCCTGTCGCCAGATGGTCATTGCCGCCCATTTGATGCCAAGAGCGCCGGCACCGTGTTTGGCAGCGGCGCAGGAGCGCTGATCGTCAAACGCCTTGATGATGCGCTGGATGATGGCGACACGATCCATGCCGTCGTCAAAGGCTCCGCCATCAACAATGACGGCGCATTGAAAGTTGGCTATCTCGCGCCAGGCGTCGATGGTCAGGCAAATGTGATCGCGGATGCGCTGAAGGCAGCGAACGTCCCGGGTGAAAGCGTCACTTATATTGAGACTCACGGCACCGGCACGCTGGTCGGTGATCCGATTGAGGTGGAGGCGCTGAACGAAGCCTATGGTCAGCATACGGACAAAACCGGCTATTGCGGCATTGGTTCGGTCAAATCGAATATTGGACACTTGGGCGAGACGGCTGCGGCCGCATCCCTGATCAAGGCCATCATGGCGCTCAAACACCGCCAGTTACCGCCCAGTCTCGGCTTTGAATCACCCAACCCGGCCATGGATCTGGAGCAAAGCCCCTTCTATGTGAATCAGTCGCTGCAGGACTGGACCGGTGAAGGACCGCTGCGTTGTGGGATCACCGCGCTCGGCGCCGGCGGCACCAATTGCCATGTGATCCTTGAAGAGGCACCCGCTGCATTGCCAGGCGAGGATGCCCGGCAAGATCAGTTGCTTGTCTTGTCGGCCAAGACAAAGGACGCGCTCGCTCGTGCTTCGGCGAATCTCGCCGATCACCTTGAAGCGAATCCGGATGTGGATCTGGCGGATGCGGCCTACACGCTGGCGCTGGGACGGCGACCCATGCCGCATCGCCGGGCCATCGTCGCGGATGATCTGGCGCACGCCGTGGCGCGGCTGCGGGACCCGTCAGACAAGATGTCTGCGACGCTTGAGAGCAGTGCGGATCGACCAAAAACAGTCTTCATGTTCCCGGGCGGCGGCGCCCAATATGCGGGTATGGGCCGCGAGCTGTATGAGCAGGACGAGGTCTATCGCGACGCTGTCGAGGCGTGCCTGGCGATTATCACGCCGAAACTTGGACGCGACCTCAAGCCACTAATGTATCCGCCGGCTGATCAGGTGGATGCGGCGACCCGCACCCTGGAACAACCTTCACTGACCTTGCCAGCCTTGTTCACGACGACTTATGCGCTGACGACCTTGTACGAGTCGTGGGGGCTCGAGCCCGACGCCTTTATCGGTCACAGTATGGGGGAATATGTGGCGGCCTGTAAGGCGGGCGTGTTTTCGCTCGAAGATGCGATCACGCTGGTCATGCTGCGCGGTGAATTGTTCGAATGTATCGATCAGGGCGGGATGTTGAGCGTGCCGATGTCTGAAGGCGACGTTCGCGCCCTCGCACCGGACTCACTTGACATCGCCGCCGTCAACGCGCCCGATCTTTGCGTTGCTTCAGGCCCGCGCGATCAGATCGATGCGTTCCAGGCCAAACTGACCCAACAGGAAATCGACTCGACTCCGATCCGCATCGATGTCGCCGCGCATTCGCGCATGCTCGACCCGATCCTGGAACGGTTTCGCACGGCATGCCGTAAGATCAGTTTCCAGGTCCCGACCATGCCCTTCGTGTCGAATCTGACCGGCAACTGGATCTCACCGCAGGAGGCCTGCGATCCCGAATACTGGGTCAATCACTTGCGCTCGACCGTACGCTTTGCCGATGGACTGGCATCGCTGCGCTCATTAGGGGAACCGATCCTGGTCGAGATTGGTCCCGGACGGACGCTGTCCATGCTGGCCAAGGCGCAGGAAACCCCGTTCCGCTTTGCCTTCAACACGGTTCGCCACCCGCAGGAAACGGCCAGCGATCTTGAGTTTGCAATGCTCAATTTCGGAAAGATCTGGGCCGCCGGGGCTGAGATTGACTGGCACGAATTCTACAGCGCGCAGCTGCGCAACCGGATCCCGCTGCCAACCTATCCATTTGCGCGCGATTCCTTCTGGATCGAGCCGCGAAAGACGAGCGCGGATCCGGCCAGCCAGGCGTTGATCAAACGCGCCGACATGACGGACTGGTTTGCCCAGTTGAGCTATCATGAGGCACCGCTCGTGCGCATGCCCAACGCTGACACGCCGCGCAAATGGGTGATTTTCGGTCACTCGGCGACCTTGGTGAATGAGATTGTCTCCAGCTTGGGTCAGAGCGATGTTCACATCGTCATCTCCGGCAGCGCCTATCAACAGACCAACGCGAAGGCCTGGACCATAGATTTCGATCAAAGCGATCAGTTCGGACAGGTGCTGGAAGAGATAGAGGCGGCGGATGGCGCCCCGGATCATATCGTCATCCTGACCCAGGACGCACGTCGTTCGACTCGTGGACATGCAGCCAAGCAAAACCGTCTCTTCCTGCATCCGACCTATCTGGCGCAAGCGCTCGCCGGACGTTCAGAACCAGTACAGTTGTCCATTCTGACATCAGGCTTGACGGACCTGGGCGGAGAGACGCTCGATCCTTATCAGGCGCTGGCCCTCGGCCCTGCACTCACGACACCGCGTGAGTTGGTGCACATACAGACCCGGTGCATTGATCTGCCAAGTAGAGCCTTGTGGAAGCGTGGGGACACCACGCCACTGAACCGCCTGACCGATGAACTCCGCAATGAGACAAGTGAGTCAGTCGTGGTTCTGCGCGCCGCCGGACGATGGGTGCGCACTCTTTCCTCCAGCCCGTTACCGGCAAGTGATGCGAACGAATCCGACTGGCTGCGCGAAGGCGGTGTCTACCTGATCACAGGCGGGCTCAGCGGTATCGGCATGGAAATCGCGCAGTCTATGGGCGCGCTCAAGCCGATCAGACTTGCCTTGATGGGGCGCAAAGGCCTGCCTCCGGAATCTGAATGGGATGCGATCCTGTCGTCCGACGTCGAAAGCCAGGTCTCGCAGCAGATCAACCAGGTCCGTGCGCTGCGTGATCGTGGGGCGAAGGTTCTGGTCGTTTCTGGCGACGTCACAGATCCGAGCAGTCTTTCCGAAGCGCTTGGCCAAATCCGATCCGAATTCGGTCCGCTCAATGGCGTCATTCACGCAGCAGGCAGCATGGATGATGCACCGCTAATGATGAAGGACGCTGCTTCCATGACGCGCCTGTTGGCGCCGAAAGTCGCAGGCACCGTCAATCTCGACCGCGCGATCAGTGAAGATCTCGATCTGTTTGTCCTGTTCTCGTCTGTCGCCTCCTTCCTCGGACTGCCGGGGCAAGTGGACTATACAGCGGCCAATGCGTTTCTTGATGCGTTTGCCCGTGAGCGCAGTACGCGCGCCGCGGGTCGATCTGTGGTTATCAATTGGAATGCCTGGCGCGAGATCGGCATGGCCGAGGCTGCGCAGCGGGCGCAGAGCGGCGAAGCCTTGCCCTACATGCCAAGTCAGAGCCCAGCCTGGGATGGTTATAGCGATGTGTCGGGGGGCCGGTTGTATGTCCGAGACCTGTCCGCAGCCAAAGACTGGGTCATCGCCGATCACAAGGTCAAGGACGGCAATACGCTGCTGTCGGGCACGACCATGCTGGAGCTGGCGCGGGCTGCGATGGCCGATCTTCATCCAGGTGCGCAGATCAAACTGTCCAACCTCACTTTTCTGGCACCGTTTGTGGTCGCGCCAGATGAAGTGCGCCGTTTGAGCCTGCATGTGATTGAGACCCGTCCCGGTCATGTCGAAATGGCCTTCCGGGATAACTCCAATCTCGATGCGCCGCCGCTGGTGGTCTGCGATGCTTCAGTCTCACAGCACCCGATTCCGCTGCCGTTCGACCTGACGGCGATTTCGGCACGGTGCCAGCAAGAACATTGGGTTTCGCCAGATGGATTCCTGGCGCAGGACTTCATGGATTTCGGCCCGCGCTGGGCGAATATGATCGAAGTTGCTTATGGAAAGCATGAAGCCCTTGTGGAGCTGCGTCTGCCTGAAGCATTCCTGGATGACCTGGCCTCAAACGGGCTGCACCCTGCGGTGCTCGATATGGCAACCGGCGGTGTTCAGCGCCTGATCCCGGGCGCGAATCTGAGTCAGGATTTCTACGTTCCTCTGAGTTACGACACGGTGCGTATCTATGGCGATATGCCGGCGCATGTGTTCAGCCATGTGAGCTGTTTGCCGGGCAGCGGCGATGGACTTGCTTATTTCGACGTGACCTTGATGGACGCAACCGGCCACGTGTTTGCGGAAGTCACCCGCTATACGATGACGCGGCTGACGGCGGATGAAGCGTTTGCCAGCGAGACGTCGCCCGCAGCGAGCGGGATCATGCCGCGAAACGTGGCGCTGGAATCCTTGCTGCAGCAAGGTATTCGTCCGCAGGAAGGCGTCGAGGCCTTTTCGCGGATCATGTCACAACCGGGTCTGGTGCAAACCATTGCCTCTTCTGTCGATCCGAGCGTCTGGATGCGCCAGCTGGCCGAAGACGCTCAAGCGGCAGAGATCGTGGACGAAGGCGACGGTAACTTTGAGCGTCCGCAGCTGGCATCTGATTATCAGGCGCCGGAGAGCCCAATCGAGAAGGATCTGGCCGCGACCTGGTCCGATCTGCTCGGGGTCAAGAAAGTGGGCACCGGTGATGATTTCTTTGATCTCGGGGGCAACTCCCTTATCGGGGTGCGATTGTTCGCGTCGATCCGGAAAAAGCACGGCCTGTCCTTGCCGCTCGCGACCTTGTTTGAAGCTCCGACCATTGGCGAGCTGGCAAACTTGATGGCAAAACGCGGCGTCGGGGAGACCCCTGAGACAGGCGACACCGGTGCGGACGAAGTCGCACCTGAATGGTCGCCTCTCGTGGTGATGAATCAGGGCATGCCTGGGGTGCGCGGCATCTTCGCGGTGCACGGCGCGCAGGGCAATGTCATGGGCTTCAAGCCGCTGACGGACCTGCTGCCCAGCAAGCGGCCCGTCTACGGACTGGAGGCGTTTGGCTCTGACGGGCAGCTCGAGCCATTGACTTCGATACCGGAAATGGCGCGCCGCTACATCGAGGCGATGCGCAAGGTTCAACCGCATGGGCCTTATTGCATGATGGGCTATTCAGGCGGCGGTGTGATCGCCTTTGAAATGGCCCAGCAGCTGAAACAGGCCGGAGAGACGACCGATACGCTGATCCTGCTCGACAGTTTCCATCCGCAGGCCTGTGATGATAATGGCAGTTTCATGGAGCGGCTGAAGCAGCTCCCGAAACTGCATCCGAGCATCGCCGTGGCGACTGTGATGGTGAAACTCAAGAAACTACCTGTGTTGGGGAAATTGCTGGCGAACTGGAGTTCCCCTCTGCATCCGGAGACGGACCTGGAGAGCGCCGGCCACCGTGTCTATGAAGCCTATATTCAGGGTCAGAAGGTCTACACTCCAGCTGACTATGACGGCCAGGTCGTGATCGTGCGTGCCTTGCGCACCAATCTCAGATATTTGCGGCTCGGCCCAACACTTGGATGGAAACCACACCTCGAAGAGGATCCGATCGTGCTGGAAGTGGATGCCAATCACGCCACGCTGTTTGACGAACCCATGGTGTCAAACCTGGCCGACCAGTTACGAGCTATCCTGTTCAAATAA